One part of the Sphingopyxis sp. PAMC25046 genome encodes these proteins:
- a CDS encoding Gfo/Idh/MocA family oxidoreductase: MNGRSKIRYGMVGGGEGAFIGAVHRMAAALDSEYELVCGAFSTDADRNRRSAKALRIEPGRGYPTFDALLVAEAALPADERMEVLAIVTPNHLHAPMAIAALDAGFHILSEKPMALNLAEAQAIAAAAERSGKLYGLAFTYSSYPLIEEARVRVARGDFGKIRLVQAEYSQGWLSRPIDADGNKQAEWRTDPARAGLGGCLGDIGTHAFQLAEHVSGLAVESLSAELTTHVAGRRLDDDVAALLRFAGGARGMLKASQVAAGDENGLRLRIHGEEGGLEWSQMEPNSLTLRWLDRPTEVIRAGGPGLDPLAMARLRTPAGHPEGYIEAFANLYRSFARALRAGAASPPPRGAADWFPGIADGLRTMTFVEAVVKNASGDAKWTALTD, translated from the coding sequence CGTTCAGCACCGATGCCGACCGCAACCGGCGGAGCGCCAAAGCGCTGAGAATCGAGCCGGGCCGCGGCTACCCGACCTTCGACGCCTTGCTTGTCGCGGAAGCCGCGCTGCCCGCGGACGAGCGGATGGAAGTGCTGGCGATCGTCACCCCGAACCACCTCCACGCCCCGATGGCGATCGCAGCGCTCGACGCCGGCTTTCACATCCTGTCCGAAAAGCCGATGGCGCTGAATTTGGCCGAGGCGCAGGCGATCGCCGCGGCGGCAGAGCGTAGCGGCAAGCTTTATGGCCTTGCCTTCACCTACAGCAGCTATCCGCTGATCGAAGAGGCGCGCGTGCGCGTCGCGCGCGGCGATTTCGGCAAGATCCGGCTGGTGCAGGCCGAATATTCGCAAGGCTGGCTGAGCCGGCCGATCGACGCGGACGGTAACAAGCAGGCCGAATGGCGCACCGATCCCGCGCGGGCCGGACTCGGCGGCTGCCTCGGCGACATCGGGACGCACGCTTTCCAGCTTGCCGAGCATGTCTCGGGGCTGGCGGTCGAATCGCTGAGCGCCGAACTGACCACGCATGTTGCGGGTCGCCGCCTCGACGACGATGTGGCGGCGCTGCTGCGCTTTGCGGGCGGTGCGCGCGGGATGCTGAAAGCCAGTCAGGTCGCGGCGGGCGACGAGAATGGCCTGCGGCTGCGCATCCATGGCGAGGAAGGCGGTCTCGAATGGTCGCAGATGGAACCGAACAGCCTGACGCTCCGCTGGCTCGACCGCCCAACCGAGGTGATCCGCGCCGGCGGGCCGGGGCTCGACCCCTTGGCGATGGCGCGGCTGCGCACCCCGGCGGGGCATCCCGAGGGCTATATCGAGGCGTTCGCGAACCTCTATCGCAGTTTTGCCCGGGCCCTGCGCGCCGGAGCCGCGAGCCCGCCGCCGCGCGGCGCGGCCGACTGGTTCCCCGGAATCGCCGACGGTTTGCGGACGATGACCTTCGTCGAAGCGGTGGTCAAAAATGCATCCGGCGACGCGAAATGGACCGCGCTCACGGACTGA